The following are from one region of the Candidatus Babeliales bacterium genome:
- a CDS encoding YbhB/YbcL family Raf kinase inhibitor-like protein has translation MKLISPVFSHNEAIPTQYTCDGANISPALAWSDAPENTQSFALIVDDPDALSAVALAKEGPAKVWVHWIVFNIPATVDSLVENQGSTGEEVPFLQGATDFNGAQKWGGPCPPSGTHRYHFTLYALDIMLDLPAGASKEQLLSAMHGHILEKTTLIGTYQRKKQ, from the coding sequence ATGAAATTAATAAGTCCTGTATTTTCCCATAACGAGGCAATTCCAACGCAATATACCTGTGATGGTGCTAACATATCACCAGCTTTAGCATGGTCAGATGCTCCAGAAAATACGCAAAGCTTTGCGCTGATTGTTGATGATCCTGATGCCTTGTCCGCCGTAGCCTTGGCAAAGGAGGGCCCTGCAAAAGTGTGGGTTCATTGGATAGTTTTTAATATTCCAGCAACAGTTGATTCTTTGGTAGAAAATCAAGGATCCACAGGAGAAGAGGTACCTTTTCTACAGGGCGCTACTGATTTTAATGGTGCACAAAAATGGGGCGGACCGTGTCCTCCAAGTGGCACCCATCGCTATCACTTTACGCTCTATGCCCTTGATATTATGCTCGATTTACCTGCAGGAGCATCAAAAGAACAACTTTTGAGCGCTATGCACGGCCACATTCTTGAAAAAACAACTCTTATTGGGACGTACCAACGTAAAAAACAATAA